The following are encoded in a window of Bordetella genomosp. 10 genomic DNA:
- a CDS encoding outer membrane protein assembly factor BamD — protein MILRVPAHSIHASRFGSVARTFFALLFTLVLAACGTTSAKYDKTAGWSAEQLYADGKQEMSAGNWKDARERMTAVESRYPFGVYAQQALIDVAYINWKDGENEQALAAIDRFQQLYPNHPGTDYVLYLKGLINFTPASAFMTSVTGQDPSERDPKGLRASYDAFTELINRFPDSKYVPDAKQRMAWLVNAIAMNEVHVARYYYERGAYVAAANRAQTVITDFEGAPAAEEALYIMVLAYDKLNMPDLKNDAQRVLDRNYPNSKFPQQGFKVDKAWWDPWGWF, from the coding sequence GTGATTCTCCGCGTTCCCGCCCACTCAATCCACGCCTCCCGATTCGGGTCGGTCGCGCGTACATTCTTCGCCCTGCTCTTCACCCTGGTCCTCGCCGCGTGCGGCACGACCAGCGCCAAATACGACAAAACCGCCGGCTGGAGCGCCGAGCAACTGTATGCCGACGGCAAGCAGGAAATGTCGGCGGGCAACTGGAAGGATGCGCGCGAGCGTATGACGGCGGTCGAAAGCCGCTATCCCTTTGGCGTCTATGCCCAACAAGCCCTGATCGACGTCGCGTACATCAACTGGAAGGACGGTGAAAACGAGCAAGCGCTCGCGGCCATCGACCGTTTCCAGCAGCTTTATCCCAACCACCCGGGCACCGACTACGTCCTGTACCTGAAGGGGCTGATCAACTTCACGCCGGCCAGCGCCTTCATGACCAGCGTCACCGGCCAGGATCCCAGCGAACGGGACCCGAAGGGCCTGCGCGCGTCGTATGACGCCTTCACCGAGCTGATCAACCGCTTCCCGGACAGCAAGTACGTGCCCGACGCCAAGCAGCGCATGGCCTGGCTGGTCAACGCCATCGCCATGAACGAAGTGCACGTGGCCCGCTACTACTACGAGCGCGGCGCCTACGTCGCGGCGGCCAACCGCGCGCAGACCGTGATCACCGACTTCGAGGGCGCCCCCGCCGCCGAGGAAGCGCTGTACATCATGGTCCTGGCCTACGACAAGCTGAACATGCCGGACCTGAAGAACGACGCCCAGCGCGTGCTGGACCGGAACTATCCGAACAGCAAATTCCCCCAGCAGGGCTTCAAGGTGGACAAGGCCTGGTGGGATCCCTGGGGCTGGTTCTGA
- a CDS encoding RluA family pseudouridine synthase: MSDIAATAEFPSDDEPQTLRLPLNAPADRLDKVLAGYLTDHSRSRLQGWIEAGHVLVNGAPAKVRQLVGPGDVLTIWAQPAPESLAYTPEPVDFGVVQASPDWIVVDKPAGLVTHPGAGNWTGTLLNGLLYRYPELATVARAGIVHRLDKDTSGLMVVARTERAQTHLVRQLQARSMGREYLALAHGRLAAGGTVDREIGRDPRVPVRMSVERPVAPKQAITRYEPRRWGLADGAPATLVACRLETGRTHQIRVHLASLGHPLLGDVLYGGRCVAGATRQMLHARALHFEDPGGGGERAFETPPPADMQAVLDAVQWQ, encoded by the coding sequence ATGTCCGATATAGCCGCGACTGCGGAATTCCCGTCCGACGACGAACCGCAGACCTTGCGCCTGCCCTTGAACGCCCCCGCCGACCGTCTCGATAAAGTGCTGGCCGGCTATTTGACGGACCATTCGCGCAGCCGCCTGCAAGGCTGGATCGAGGCCGGACACGTCCTGGTCAACGGCGCGCCGGCCAAGGTGCGCCAGCTCGTGGGACCGGGCGATGTCCTGACGATCTGGGCGCAGCCGGCGCCCGAAAGCCTGGCCTACACCCCGGAACCGGTCGATTTCGGCGTGGTGCAGGCCAGCCCGGACTGGATCGTGGTGGACAAGCCGGCCGGCCTGGTCACCCATCCCGGCGCCGGCAACTGGACCGGCACGCTGCTCAACGGGCTGCTGTACCGTTATCCCGAGCTCGCCACGGTGGCGCGCGCCGGCATCGTGCACCGGCTGGACAAGGACACCTCCGGCCTGATGGTGGTGGCGCGGACCGAGCGCGCCCAGACCCATCTGGTGCGCCAGTTGCAGGCGCGCAGCATGGGGCGGGAATACCTGGCGCTGGCGCACGGGCGGCTGGCGGCCGGCGGCACGGTGGACCGGGAAATCGGCCGCGACCCGCGGGTGCCGGTCAGGATGAGCGTGGAGCGGCCGGTGGCGCCCAAGCAGGCCATCACCCGTTATGAGCCGCGCCGCTGGGGCCTGGCCGACGGCGCGCCGGCCACCCTGGTGGCCTGTCGCCTGGAAACCGGCCGCACCCACCAGATCCGCGTGCACCTGGCCAGCCTGGGGCATCCGCTGCTGGGCGACGTGCTTTACGGCGGCCGCTGCGTGGCGGGCGCTACGCGGCAGATGCTGCACGCCCGCGCCCTGCATTTCGAGGATCCGGGCGGCGGCGGCGAGCGCGCCTTCGAAACGCCGCCCCCCGCCGACATGCAGGCCGTCCTCGATGCCGTGCAGTGGCAATGA
- the pgeF gene encoding peptidoglycan editing factor PgeF, translating into MPQQASTPDTPVLPVVSGPAWPGLRYFCTTRGGGVGRAPHDTLNLGLRAGDDPDAVAENRRRLRAMLPAEPLWLKQVHGSGVIDADLPLPGAEPGEDPAADSAVTARAGRVLAVMAADCLPVMLVDRDATVLGAAHAGWRGLSGGVLENVLAALRRKNPAATQWRAWVGPGIGPSAFEVGEDVLRAFTDGDGDDDGQAAALFRPYPGRPGKWLADLPGLAALRLRRAGVQDVHVSGLCTYTDHERFFSYRRDGATGRMAMLAWLEPGEAARYP; encoded by the coding sequence ATGCCGCAGCAAGCTTCCACCCCCGATACGCCCGTCCTGCCCGTGGTCAGCGGGCCGGCCTGGCCCGGTCTCCGCTATTTCTGCACGACCCGCGGCGGCGGGGTGGGGCGCGCGCCGCACGATACGCTGAACCTGGGCTTGCGCGCGGGCGACGATCCGGACGCCGTGGCGGAAAACCGCCGGCGCCTGCGCGCCATGCTGCCCGCCGAGCCGCTGTGGCTGAAGCAGGTCCACGGCAGCGGGGTCATCGACGCGGACCTGCCGCTGCCCGGCGCGGAACCGGGCGAGGACCCCGCCGCCGACAGCGCGGTGACCGCGCGCGCCGGCCGGGTGCTGGCCGTCATGGCGGCGGATTGCCTGCCCGTCATGCTGGTCGACCGCGACGCCACCGTGCTGGGCGCCGCGCACGCGGGCTGGCGCGGACTGTCGGGCGGCGTGCTGGAAAACGTGTTGGCGGCCCTGCGGCGCAAGAATCCGGCGGCGACGCAATGGCGGGCCTGGGTCGGTCCCGGCATCGGGCCGTCGGCGTTCGAGGTCGGCGAGGACGTCCTGCGCGCCTTTACCGACGGTGACGGCGACGACGACGGCCAGGCCGCCGCGCTGTTTCGCCCCTATCCCGGCCGGCCGGGCAAATGGCTCGCCGACCTGCCCGGGCTGGCGGCCCTGCGCCTGCGCCGCGCCGGCGTGCAGGACGTGCACGTCAGCGGCCTGTGCACGTATACCGACCACGAGCGCTTTTTTTCCTATCGCCGCGACGGCGCCACCGGCCGCATGGCCATGCTGGCATGGCTGGAACCCGGCGAGGCCGCTCGCTACCCCTGA